The genomic DNA GACTCCATTTTGTTGCGGAGTATACGGAGCTGTGAGTTGATGATCGATTCCTGTCTCCTCACAGAAAAAATTAAACTGGTCCGATgtatattcttttccattatcaGATCTTAATACTTGGATGTTTTTCCCACTTTGTTTTTCAATCCATTGCTTGAATTTCCAGAACACACCAGCCACTTCTGACTTGAATTTAAGAAAATATATCCAGCACATTCTGGTATAATCATCAATGAAAATCAGATAATACCTACTCCCATTTAGTGATAGAGTTCTGCGAGGTCCAGCAACATCAGTGTGTACCAACTGCAGCTTTTCAATGGCTCTCCAAGTTGATTGCTTGAAAGGAAGTCTAACTTGTTTTCCTTGCTGACAAGCTCTACAATTAGAAATTTCAGATGCAAGACAAGGCAAACCTTGAGCTAATTCGTTCCTTTGCAGATTTACCACAGCTTTATGATTAAAATGGCCAAGTCGTTTATGCCAAATTTCTGTATTGACTTGTGTTGCAGGAAATGCTGCCTGCTCCTCCTCTAAAGGATCAAGTGCAAAACTCTTCGCTTTCATTTTCACTTTGAAGACATCGTTATTCTTTGCATCTCTAATTACACATTGAtttgtttcaaaaataattttgaaacCTTTTTGAGTCAATTGAACAACACTTAACAAATTCTGACTGATGTTAGGCACAAATagcacatctttaatatattttgTACCTGAAGTGCTTTCAAGTGCCACTGTGCCTTTTCCTTCGACTGCAATATATTCTCCATTTCCAATCTTCACTTTTGAAGTCACTGAAGTATCCAAATCCTTAAAAAGCTCACGATTAAACGTCATATGATTGGTACAACCACTGTCAATTAACCACTTGCCACTTGAATGACTAGTTGCAAAGCAAGATGCTACAAAAAGTTGTTCCTCTTCTTCCTCATCAGCCACATCAGCAACTTGAGCAACGTTCTTTTGCTTTATATCCACTTGTGACATTGTGTTACTCCTGCAAATTCTTTGATGGTGTCCCTTTCTCTTACAATTTTCACATTGTTGGTCAGGATTTCGCCAACATTTAAAAGGTGGATGACCCTTTCTGCCACAATGTTTACAAGGAGGGAAATCATATTTTGGTCCCTTACTTGTGTTGGAAAAATCAAAAAATGCAATTCCATTCCTGTTCTTATCATTTCTTGTCCATTGTCTTCCTTGGTTTGATTGAACACTGGCCGGTAACGCACCTTCAACAAACCCTTCAGATCTCATAAGCCTGCGTTGTTCTTGAGCCTGCAAAGCATACATCAATTCTGCCAGACTAATTTTTGACAGGTCCTTTGTATTTTCCAACGAAGAAATAGTAGCTTCAAATCTTTCTGGAAGAGTGACAAGAATTTTTTGGACTAATCTCGAATCTGAAAATTCGGTACCAAGTAATCTTACTTTGTTCGCGATACCAAGTAGTTTGTCACAATACTCTTTCACGGTCTCAGAATCTTTCATCTTCTGGAGTTCAAACTCTCTGATTAGATTTAGGATTTTCATTCCCTTCATTTTCTCATCTCCCTCGTACTCTTTTTTTAGAAAATTCCATATCTCAAAAGCCGATTTCATAGTCATAATTCTGACAAAGATCTCAGCGGAGACTGCAGAAAATAACGTTGCTCTTGCCTTCGATTTTCTGGATTTCCTATCTTTATGCAACCTGATCTGCGCCACGGTTGGATTATCTGTTAATTGAGGAACTTCGTAGTCCTCCTCCACTGCTTCCCATAAATCATTGGCTTCTAGATGAGCCTCCATTCTTGCTGCCCAAACATGGTAACCTTCACCATTGAAAACCGGTGGTGCTAATGAAGTAAATGGGGTTTCTGAATCCAtggaagaagaaaaaaaataaaactaaaatttTCAATCACAGGTCCCTCAAGAAgagggctctgataccattttgaTGGAGTTTTATGTAGAAAATAAGAAACTAGTTAATGTAGGAGAGAAGAGAAACACATTTCTATGAATAGACTTCATAATTATAAATCTGCAGAACTGAACTTTTATACAATAACTATGCTAACTGCTAATCTAAAGATAAGGAACTGCCTATAACTTCCTCCTAAAATCAACCATAACTACTAGATAGTTACAATCCTACAACTGCTACTAAGttatttatttaaacattcataaTAACTAAGAAATTATAGATAATATATGAATTCCAGCATGGTTGTTGCAGCAACTTAAGTATAAATTTTCAACAAGGATataacttgcaaaccatagtaaGGATTGATGGTCAGTGCACCTGGTTACCTTGCAAATGTATAGTGCTAGCCATGTTGCGGGGAAGTTTCCAAGTGGTAGTAAGCCAGTAACACAACTTATATTCACCATACAATATTGGCATAAGAAATTAGAATGGAGTTGCTTAAGTGAGAATTAAAAGGTGGATGTCAGGTCATACAAGGATGTATACTGGATGCAAAAGATAGATGGAATATATACGACGACACCGAGTAATAATGGGTGAACATTTGCTTAGGTCAATGAACATTGACTTGGATACATCAATAAGAAGACGGGTTTCCCATCTTGGTATGCAAAtaagaagaggaagcatattcAAAGACTTggagaaaaaaaattgaaatgtACTCCAGAACATTTACAAATTAAATTTAACTTCCAAAAATTCATTCAATAACAGTAATGGTAACCAAACATTACCTCCAATTTTGCTAGACGAGACTGCAATGAGCCAACAAATTGATTATGTTGTTTCGTCAAAGCTGAAATAGTATCATCCTCATTTCCAGGCTCCATTTCCTTTTTTAGTAGATAAAGATGTTCTTTGTAAGTTAAATTGAAAACTTAGAGCAACAAAGATAAGAAAACTAATACCAATATTTACCAAGTTCCTCAGTATCCACGCGGAAACGTGATAAAGAAAAACATTGATCAATTTAAAAAATTCTCACATGTTCACATAATTATTTCATCTCTATCGTAAAGTCAAGATGATTTATTATTCACACGTATATTGACATAATACTTTTCCAAAGCGTTTTGAATTATGAAAAACTAGGTGGTTTAAGTTTTCACAAATAGTTGTGTTTCTTTAACTATGGGACTGAATGAGCCTTGGAATGTTACAAGTAATTATTACACTTCAATACGACAAAAGTCCTACACTGTCTCCAAGTCCAACAGTACATATATTGTAAACAGCATGCTCAACTAAATTTTAACCAGAATTTACTAATTAGACATGCAACTTCCACTTCATAGTGATAATAATATGCAATGCAAGTATTTCAGATAACGGGATTCTAAATTGAGATTTGACAGTTGAAAGCCCATTTGATTTAGAGGGCAGACTAACACCGGAGCTACTGCATGTCCTCCAATGTTATATATTTCTTCTAACAGGTACAAAATTTTTGGGTTAAGATAAATTGATAAGAGGACAATCAGCTTATTCTTGGAGCTTACCGGCCAGTACTACCAGCACATGAAGCCATCAAGGTATGTCGAGCCTTATTTTAGTTATATGATTAAACGGTATGCAAATGATATATACAGTATGAATGATGAAAAAAGAAATGAGTGCAAACATTTAATTAACATACCGCATTAATTGGTAGCGTGTTGACAGAAGAGACTGCACCAGAGAGATTGCTGGAAGCAAATCCCTCACGACCAGGAAATCCATCTTTCTTCTCCCACTTTGAAACAAGAGAACGTGTTCTTGCTGTAAAATAAGTTAAGTAAAAGTCTATACTAGATGATTTAGCAAAAAAAACAAGCCCATAATTTGTCCAGGACAGTATACTCGAAAAGGAATAAAACAAACTAAGAAAAAAAAGGAATAAAACATACCTGCTCGTTGACTTTCCATAGCGCAAGCATCTCGATCTACTCTATGTGCTCGAGTCTCATCTGCTACAACGATGAGGTAAAATTAATAGTGATGAAAATAACTTTATGTCAATAGAGTATATTACTATCTGCTAGAACTTCAGCTGATTAAGATCAATAGTTCACATTTTCCATGCAGAAGGCTCCCAGTTTCCGTGGGTTGCTAGCATTCTATTATTACGACTTCTTAAACAAAAGGCAGCTTTCTTCTATTTACGTCTCACaaactattatattattattatattaatggTTGCGGGAGGGGGAGTTCTTTGACTAACATGTAATTTCGGATTACCAGCAATTTACGATACATAAGATAAATAACTAGCAAGGATCAACACCATATAATTGAAACATAAGAATTTGCATTCTGTAAATATAACAATTTACCACTTACAGCTTTCATATCGGTAGCTGCTAGGTGGCTCTGACACTGGATTTATTTGAAACTTAGCAGGTACGGTAGATCTGTTATCTTTAACATTTCCCTCAACTGCAGAAGTTCTTATAGATGAGGTCTGGACAGCAGCAGAAGTGCTACTACCTGAATCACTAAACCCGTTATTTCCGAACACCTCAGTTTCAGGCTGCCCTGAAATGTTGGCCCTTTCCAAATTATCTTTAGCGCTTAAATATTCCGGAAAATCTGATGGTCTTGACTGCAAGGATAATAAGGCTGTCGGTTTTCCAGAAACTCCTTCTCGTCTTGATTCAGCTGTTTGCTCCATTCTTGTATCGTTTCTAGGAACAATTACAGACACAACATCTGACTTGTTAAAATATGAAGTATTTGATGTTGCACGTATCTTCGGCAAATTCCTCTTTGGAGCCGTTACAGCAGGAATGTCCATTGAGCTATCTGAAGCTGTCTTTGACACAACATTTGGTGCTGTTACAACAGCAATCCCCGGTGAACTAATTGTACTTGGCTTTGTCCCAATATCCAGAATCACCCTTTGAGGGGTATTAGGTGTAGTGTTCCTCGCTATATTAAGTTACAGAAAATAAGAGGACAGAACAGTGATGATTACTCTGTAGCTTGAGAAAAGCAGAAAACATAGCTAAAATTATACAATATACCTAAAAAAATAAAGTGGTAAAACTAAAAAGGTGAAAAGAATAGGTGAAGTCTAAAAAAACTAATTGAATACAAATTAGTGAAACCAAGAAGCACATACATGGGAAGGATATCGACTCCTTGTTGATTGGATTTGAGTTTTGCAACAATGAGTGTCTCCAAAATGATTTTGTTTCCTTCGTTACAGAATCTGAGTGTGAAACAGATTGCCTGCCCGAACTAGTCTTCGCAGTGGTTTCTGTCCGAGATACACTCCCACTTATATTAGCATTTGGTCCTGGGATACTATTTGATCGAGGAGTATTAACACTTGCATATGATTCGGCACACTGCAATAGGTTAGAGGCCAACATCATTTACAACAGTCAAAATTAGCTATTTAGGCATGCAGGACACATGGAGTTTTTGATACTGGGAAAAAATTACCGATATGTCTACAACCCATACTCCAACACAACTCTGATTGTAAGAACAGCCAAGTAGCTTTCCCTCCTGAATATTAATATCAGCCAATCTGGACCATCCTACATCCACAGTATCATGACATCTAATTGGTTCCCATGAAAAAACCTACAAAATAGCATCACTACTTAAGTTATGGCGAAAAAATGATATGTAAATTAGTTGTATCATTCCTTGAAAGTAACTGTTTACAAAAGAGGCTACCTTCAAACTTTCATGCAAACCACAGAGAAGGTTTTTCCCATCAGGATTGAAGGCCATACAGCGTACTCTAGTGTTCT from Apium graveolens cultivar Ventura chromosome 5, ASM990537v1, whole genome shotgun sequence includes the following:
- the LOC141724822 gene encoding katanin p80 WD40 repeat-containing subunit B1 homolog KTN80.4-like isoform X4; amino-acid sequence: MSTTKRAYKLQEFVAHSTSVNCLKIGRKTSRVLVTGGEDHKVNLWAIGKPNPTASLLGHSSGIDSVSFDSSEVFVAAGAASGTVKLWSLEEAKTVRTLPGHRSNCISLDFHPFGEIFASGSLDTNLKIWDIRLKGGCIHTYKGHTRGVNAIRFTPDGRWVVSGGEDNTAKLWDLTAGKLLHEFKSHEGQIQCIDFHPNEYLLATGSADKTVKFWDLETFELIGSAGPENTRVRCMAFNPDGKNLLCGLHESLKVFSWEPIRCHDTVDVGWSRLADINIQEGKLLGCSYNQSCVGVWVVDISCAESYASVNTPRSNSIPGPNANISGSVSRTETTAKTSSGRQSVSHSDSVTKETKSFWRHSLLQNSNPINKESISFPSRNTTPNTPQRVILDIGTKPSTISSPGIAVVTAPNVVSKTASDSSMDIPAVTAPKRNLPKIRATSNTSYFNKSDVVSVIVPRNDTRMEQTAESRREGVSGKPTALLSLQSRPSDFPEYLSAKDNLERANISGQPETEVFGNNGFSDSGSSTSAAVQTSSIRTSAVEGNVKDNRSTVPAKFQINPVSEPPSSYRYESSDETRAHRVDRDACAMESQRAARTRSLVSKWEKKDGFPGREGFASSNLSGAVSSVNTLPINAEMEPGNEDDTISALTKQHNQFVGSLQSRLAKLEMVQKYWDRNDIKGAIGMSQKMSDNAVLADFVSILTKKSDIVTLDICTCVLPVLTSLLESEMDRKTRLL
- the LOC141724822 gene encoding katanin p80 WD40 repeat-containing subunit B1 homolog KTN80.4-like isoform X1; amino-acid sequence: MSTTKRAYKLQEFVAHSTSVNCLKIGRKTSRVLVTGGEDHKVNLWAIGKPNPTASLLGHSSGIDSVSFDSSEVFVAAGAASGTVKLWSLEEAKTVRTLPGHRSNCISLDFHPFGEIFASGSLDTNLKIWDIRLKGGCIHTYKGHTRGVNAIRFTPDGRWVVSGGEDNTAKLWDLTAGKLLHEFKSHEGQIQCIDFHPNEYLLATGSADKTVKFWDLETFELIGSAGPENTRVRCMAFNPDGKNLLCGLHESLKVFSWEPIRCHDTVDVGWSRLADINIQEGKLLGCSYNQSCVGVWVVDISCAESYASVNTPRSNSIPGPNANISGSVSRTETTAKTSSGRQSVSHSDSVTKETKSFWRHSLLQNSNPINKESISFPSRNTTPNTPQRVILDIGTKPSTISSPGIAVVTAPNVVSKTASDSSMDIPAVTAPKRNLPKIRATSNTSYFNKSDVVSVIVPRNDTRMEQTAESRREGVSGKPTALLSLQSRPSDFPEYLSAKDNLERANISGQPETEVFGNNGFSDSGSSTSAAVQTSSIRTSAVEGNVKDNRSTVPAKFQINPVSEPPSSYRYESSDETRAHRVDRDACAMESQRAARTRSLVSKWEKKDGFPGREGFASSNLSGAVSSVNTLPINAEMEPGNEDDTISALTKQHNQFVGSLQSRLAKLEMVQKYWDRNDIKGAIGMSQKMSDNAVLADFVSILTKKSDIVTLDICTCVLPVLTSLLESEMDRHRGVSLDMLLKLVKVFGSLIYSSISASSSVGVDIEAEQRLERCNLCYVELEKVKRCLPVLTRREGTMAKSAHELSLAFQKVS
- the LOC141724822 gene encoding katanin p80 WD40 repeat-containing subunit B1 homolog KTN80.4-like isoform X2, which encodes MSTTKRAYKLQEFVAHSTSVNCLKIGRKTSRVLVTGGEDHKVNLWAIGKPNPTASLLGHSSGIDSVSFDSSEVFVAAGAASGTVKLWSLEEAKTVRTLPGHRSNCISLDFHPFGEIFASGSLDTNLKIWDIRLKGGCIHTYKGHTRGVNAIRFTPDGRWVVSGGEDNTAKLWDLTAGKLLHEFKSHEGQIQCIDFHPNEYLLATGSADKTVKFWDLETFELIGSAGPENTRVRCMAFNPDGKNLLCGLHESLKVFSWEPIRCHDTVDVGWSRLADINIQEGKLLGCSYNQSCVGVWVVDISCAESYASVNTPRSNSIPGPNANISGSVSRTETTAKTSSGRQSVSHSDSVTKETKSFWRHSLLQNSNPINKESISFPSRNTTPNTPQRVILDIGTKPSTISSPGIAVVTAPNVVSKTASDSSMDIPAVTAPKRNLPKIRATSNTSYFNKSDVVSVIVPRNDTRMEQTAESRREGVSGKPTALLSLQSRPSDFPEYLSAKDNLERANISGQPETEVFGNNGFSDSGSSTSAAVQTSSIRTSAVEGNVKDNRSTVPAKFQINPVSEPPSSYRYESYETRAHRVDRDACAMESQRAARTRSLVSKWEKKDGFPGREGFASSNLSGAVSSVNTLPINAEMEPGNEDDTISALTKQHNQFVGSLQSRLAKLEMVQKYWDRNDIKGAIGMSQKMSDNAVLADFVSILTKKSDIVTLDICTCVLPVLTSLLESEMDRHRGVSLDMLLKLVKVFGSLIYSSISASSSVGVDIEAEQRLERCNLCYVELEKVKRCLPVLTRREGTMAKSAHELSLAFQKVS
- the LOC141724822 gene encoding katanin p80 WD40 repeat-containing subunit B1 homolog KTN80.4-like isoform X3, translated to MSTTKRAYKLQEFVAHSTSVNCLKIGRKTSRVLVTGGEDHKVNLWAIGKPNPTASLLGHSSGIDSVSFDSSEVFVAAGAASGTVKLWSLEEAKTVRTLPGHRSNCISLDFHPFGEIFASGSLDTNLKIWDIRLKGGCIHTYKGHTRGVNAIRFTPDGRWVVSGGEDNTAKLWDLTAGKLLHEFKSHEGQIQCIDFHPNEYLLATGSADKTVKFWDLETFELIGSAGPENTRVRCMAFNPDGKNLLCGLHESLKVFSWEPIRCHDTVDVGWSRLADINIQEGKLLGCSYNQSCVGVWVVDISCAESYASVNTPRSNSIPGPNANISGSVSRTETTAKTSSGRQSVSHSDSVTKETKSFWRHSLLQNSNPINKESISFPSRNTTPNTPQRVILDIGTKPSTISSPGIAVVTAPNVVSKTASDSSMDIPAVTAPKRNLPKIRATSNTSYFNKSDVVSVIVPRNDTRMEQTAESRREGVSGKPTALLSLQSRPSDFPEYLSAKDNLERANISGQPETEVFGNNGFSDSGSSTSAAVQTSSIRTSAVEGNVKDNRSTVPAKFQINPVSEPPSSYRYESSDETRAHRVDRDACAMESQRAARTRSLVSKWEKKDGFPGREGFASSNLSGAVSSVNTLPINAEMEPGNEDDTISALTKQHNQFVGSLQSRLAKLEMVQKYWDRNDIKGAIGMSQKMSDNAVLADFVSILTKKSDIVTLDICTCVLPVLTSLLESEMDRHRGVSLDMLLKLVKVFGSLIYSSISASSSVGVDIEAEQRLERCNLCYVELEKVKRCLPVLTREGTMAKSAHELSLAFQKVS